A single window of Saccharomyces kudriavzevii IFO 1802 strain IFO1802 genome assembly, chromosome: 16 DNA harbors:
- the TFC8 gene encoding transcription factor TFIIIC subunit TFC8 (similar to Saccharomyces cerevisiae TFC8 (YPL007C); ancestral locus Anc_8.82) — protein sequence MKVLRDLLVDRKEFEDWKNNLAWARDGTLYLTTFPDISIGQPKYTTDVNGNSKNLFHVKECPLGLENKLDFEQAQHNGLLNSQPVSYPRVCKPSPVDDWMAVLTNNGNVSVFKGNENLVNLDSNGDLGHRTYHCFEWNPNKSSIVVGNEDGELQFFGIHKNLEKSPEFFLESSIRLSDVGSKDWVTHITWYDDILIAALSNNSVFSITFSSSSHEPILKLVQNSSRRKITDLQIVDNKVIVTCPGYMHKIDLKDNSISSLKTGSPEKFYIIPLRHEQESKVLLISNKISYNVLLAEELHVTADNIIGPYLEKKFNNWSTIWNEFNNYETSIVIHGVCLSPDGYAIAIVYNMERVAFKYKIASEQSFYVMFAPLYQSWKISEHADGLAWYQMYHIYNKSPPELPENFGTNKKLLNGNYPLNLDFISYLNALVKSGEMRTIMFLNMTSNSPSISSFQEALYEYAMNKKSELTNDFDLACVLSIAKILNREAPTAEGKLRMKSSLLEETFNLESFTADREVVTSTANNTWRRCSITLLPIITTQVRVCPVSRQRVLDIKRDDLNDYGWFTRGLLETFNEKSIYSGTTLEVI from the coding sequence ATGAAAGTTTTAAGGGATTTGCTGGTAGATAGGAAAGAGTTCGAGGACTGGAAGAACAACTTGGCATGGGCCCGGGATGGCACTCTATATTTAACAACATTTCCAGATATTAGTATTGGTCAACCAAAGTATACTACAGATGTTAATGGTAACAGTAAGAATCTGTTCCATGTCAAAGAATGCCCCTTAGGACTCGAAAATAAACTGGATTTTGAGCAGGCGCAACATAATGGTTTGCTGAATTCACAGCCGGTTTCCTATCCTAGAGTTTGTAAACCATCACCAGTAGACGATTGGATGGCTGTATTAACCAATAATGGCAATGTTTCCGTGTTCAAGGGTAATGAAAATCTGGTTAATCTTGATTCAAACGGAGATTTGGGCCACAGAACCTACCATTGTTTTGAATGGAATCCTAATAAATCTTCAATTGTAGTCGGCAACGAAGATGGTGaacttcaattttttggtattcACAAAAATTTAGAGAAAAGTCCAgaatttttccttgaaaGCAGCATCCGGTTGAGTGACGTTGGCTCAAAAGATTGGGTCACTCATATTACATGGTACGATGATATTCTCATAGCGGCGCTTTCAAATAATTCTGTATTTTCCATTACATTTTCTAGTTCATCTCATGAACCTATATTAAAATTAGTACAgaattcatcaagaagaaagattaCTGACTTACAAATAGTGGACAATAAAGTAATTGTAACTTGTCCTGGATATATGCATAAGATAGATTTGAAAGACAATTCAATTTCGAGTTTGAAAACAGGCTCTCCGGAAAAATTCTATATAATCCCATTAAGGCATGAGCAAGAGAGCAAGGTACTACTAATTTCCAATAAGATTAGTTATAATGTCCTGTTAGCAGAAGAGCTCCATGTGACGGCAGATAACATTATTGGGCCTTAcctggaaaagaaattcaataatTGGAGTACAATCTGGAACGAATTCAACAATTATGAGACGTCCATTGTTATACATGGCGTGTGTCTATCTCCAGATGGCTATGCAATAGCGATAGTATATAATATGGAGCGGGTGGCGttcaaatacaaaatagcttcagaacagtcattTTACGTAATGTTCGCCCCATTGTATCaatcttggaaaatttctgaGCATGCTGATGGATTAGCGTGGTATCAGATGTACCACATCTACAACAAATCACCACCTGAACTGCCAGAGAACTTCGgtacaaataaaaaattgctAAATGGAAATTATCCTCTCAATCTAGATTTCATATCATACCTCAATGCATTGGTAAAAAGTGGAGAGATGAGAACCATAATGTTCTTGAATATGACGAGTAATAGCCCgtcaatttcatcatttcaGGAAGCGTTATATGAATATGCtatgaataaaaaatccGAACTGACCAATGATTTCGATCTAGCCTGCGTATTGTCTATAGCAAAGATACTGAACAGAGAAGCACCAACTGCTGAGGGCAAGTTAAGAATGAAAAGCAGTCTTCTTGAGGAAACGTTCAATTTAGAAAGCTTCACCGCTGACCGTGAAGTTGTAACGTCCACAGCTAATAACACTTGGAGAAGGTGTAGTATAACTCTGCTTCCAATAATTACCACGCAAGTAAGGGTATGTCCCGTGAGTAGACAACGAGTATTGGATATAAAACGAGACGACTTAAATGATTATGGTTGGTTTACGAGAGGTCTACTAGAAacattcaatgaaaaaagcatATACAGTGGAACGACGTTGGAAGTCATTTGa